The Eubacteriaceae bacterium Marseille-Q4139 genome has a window encoding:
- a CDS encoding HD domain-containing protein, producing the protein MKQKDYQCWESYMLSCMGDTAHDREHIYRVLYQAMELAKGEAGVDYEVLTAACLLHDIGRKEQYEDPSVCHAAAGARKAYVFLTENGYDVGFAGKVADCIRTHRYRKDAPPESLEAKLLFDADKLDAAGAIGAARTLLYHGKENEPLYSMTEDGKVSDGTKDTEPSFFREYKYKLEKLYGQFFTEKGRELAQTRRDASRRFYESLLAEAREAYRGREVLKELLDGQDPE; encoded by the coding sequence ATGAAACAGAAGGATTATCAGTGCTGGGAGTCGTACATGCTTTCCTGCATGGGTGATACGGCTCACGACAGGGAACACATTTACCGTGTTTTGTATCAGGCAATGGAACTTGCAAAAGGAGAGGCGGGCGTTGATTATGAGGTGCTGACAGCGGCCTGCCTTCTGCATGATATCGGGCGGAAAGAACAGTATGAGGATCCATCCGTCTGTCATGCGGCCGCAGGCGCCAGAAAAGCCTATGTATTTCTTACAGAGAACGGTTATGATGTCGGGTTCGCAGGAAAAGTCGCGGACTGCATTCGGACGCACCGTTACAGAAAAGATGCACCGCCGGAAAGCCTGGAGGCAAAACTCCTTTTTGATGCCGACAAGCTGGACGCCGCAGGCGCCATCGGAGCTGCGCGGACGCTTCTCTATCATGGGAAGGAAAATGAACCGCTGTATTCCATGACAGAAGATGGAAAAGTGTCAGACGGGACAAAAGACACGGAACCGTCTTTTTTCCGCGAATATAAATATAAGCTGGAGAAGCTGTACGGACAGTTTTTCACGGAAAAAGGGCGTGAACTGGCCCAGACGCGCCGCGATGCCTCCCGCCGGTTTTATGAAAGCCTGCTGGCGGAGGCGAGAGAGGCATACCGGGGGCGGGAGGTGCTCAAAGAGCTTCTTGACGGTCAGGATCCAGAGTGA
- a CDS encoding ABC transporter permease translates to MTFDTISMYASETWNSLIMTFVSSAFAYVIGIPLGILLIVWAKDGIRPHPRAQEVLGVAINLVRSVPFLILLIAIQSYTRLLVGTTVGVKAMVVPLTLASAPYVARIVESSLKEVDYGVIEAAKSMGASTWQIIWKVLLPEARPSLLVNGAIAVTTILGYSAMAGFVGAGGLGAIAINYGYYRYDTGPMWVAIVILVIIVQLIQEVGMRIVKKTDRRTR, encoded by the coding sequence ATGACCTTTGATACCATATCCATGTATGCGTCGGAGACATGGAATTCTCTGATTATGACGTTTGTTTCATCGGCATTTGCCTATGTGATCGGAATTCCCCTGGGAATTCTCCTGATTGTGTGGGCGAAGGACGGGATCCGTCCCCATCCGCGGGCACAGGAAGTCCTTGGAGTCGCCATCAACCTGGTGCGGTCAGTGCCGTTTTTGATTCTTTTGATTGCCATCCAGTCCTACACAAGGCTTTTGGTGGGGACGACGGTGGGCGTCAAGGCCATGGTAGTTCCCCTTACGTTAGCTTCGGCGCCGTATGTGGCAAGAATTGTGGAGTCCTCTTTAAAGGAAGTGGATTACGGCGTCATCGAGGCGGCAAAATCCATGGGGGCGTCTACCTGGCAGATTATCTGGAAGGTACTTCTTCCGGAGGCAAGACCGTCGCTTCTTGTAAACGGTGCCATTGCCGTGACGACGATTCTTGGCTATTCGGCCATGGCAGGCTTTGTCGGGGCCGGCGGCCTCGGCGCCATCGCCATCAACTACGGCTATTACCGGTATGACACAGGGCCCATGTGGGTGGCCATTGTTATCCTCGTGATCATTGTCCAGCTCATTCAGGAAGTGGGCATGAGGATTGTGAAAAAGACAGACAGACGGACACGTTAG
- the rny gene encoding ribonuclease Y — translation MPPIICVLIAIIVAVIAWFLGIAYRRKSYESKIGSAEEKSREIIDEALKVAETKKKEALLEAKEENLKARNELEKETKERRAEIQRYERRVLSKEENLDKKAEAMEKKEASLMSREESLKRRSAEVEELFEKEKQELEKISGLTSDQAKDYLLKSVEEDVKHDTAKLIKELESKAKEEAEKKAREYVVTAIQRCAADHVAETTVSVVQLPNDEMKGRIIGREGRNIRTLETLTGVELIIDDTPEAVVLSGFDPIRREVARIALERLIVDGRIHPARIEEMVEKAQKEVENMMREEGEAAILEVGIHGIHPELVKLLGKMKFRTSYGQNALKHSIEVAQLSGLLASEIGVDVRLAKRAGLLHDIGKSVDHEMEGSHIQLGSELCKKYKESAVVINAVESHHGDVEPTNLISCIVQAADTISAARPGARRETLETYTNRLKQLEDITNTYKGVEKSFAIQAGREVRIMVVPEQVTDDDMVLMAREISKKIEAELEYPGQIKVNVIRESRVTDYAK, via the coding sequence GTGCCACCAATAATTTGCGTGCTGATTGCAATTATTGTAGCTGTTATTGCCTGGTTTTTGGGCATCGCGTACCGGAGAAAGAGTTATGAAAGCAAAATCGGAAGCGCGGAAGAAAAATCCAGAGAAATAATAGATGAAGCATTAAAGGTAGCAGAGACAAAGAAAAAAGAAGCTCTTCTGGAAGCGAAGGAAGAGAATTTAAAGGCAAGGAATGAACTGGAAAAGGAAACCAAGGAGCGCAGGGCAGAGATCCAGCGTTATGAACGCAGGGTCTTAAGCAAGGAGGAGAACCTGGACAAGAAGGCGGAGGCCATGGAGAAAAAGGAAGCCAGCCTGATGTCGCGGGAAGAGTCCTTAAAGAGACGCAGCGCAGAGGTGGAAGAACTTTTCGAGAAGGAAAAGCAGGAACTGGAAAAGATTTCCGGCCTTACTTCCGACCAGGCGAAGGACTATCTTCTGAAATCTGTTGAGGAAGATGTCAAGCACGATACCGCAAAGCTCATCAAGGAGCTTGAGAGCAAAGCGAAGGAAGAAGCTGAAAAGAAGGCCAGGGAGTACGTGGTTACGGCGATCCAGAGATGTGCCGCCGACCATGTGGCAGAGACGACGGTATCCGTTGTCCAGCTTCCCAATGACGAGATGAAAGGACGGATCATCGGCCGCGAGGGCCGGAATATCCGGACACTTGAGACCCTGACTGGCGTAGAGCTTATTATCGATGATACTCCGGAGGCTGTCGTACTTTCGGGCTTTGACCCGATCCGGAGAGAGGTTGCGAGGATTGCTCTGGAGCGTCTGATCGTGGACGGAAGAATCCATCCGGCCAGGATCGAGGAAATGGTGGAAAAGGCACAGAAAGAAGTAGAAAATATGATGCGCGAGGAAGGCGAGGCTGCGATCTTGGAGGTTGGCATCCACGGCATCCATCCGGAGCTTGTGAAGCTGCTCGGAAAGATGAAGTTCAGGACGAGCTACGGACAGAATGCCCTGAAGCATTCCATCGAGGTGGCCCAGCTTTCAGGCCTTTTGGCATCAGAAATTGGCGTAGATGTTCGGCTGGCAAAGCGTGCCGGTTTATTACATGACATTGGAAAATCCGTCGATCATGAAATGGAAGGTTCCCATATTCAGCTTGGTTCGGAACTCTGTAAGAAGTATAAAGAGTCCGCAGTTGTTATCAATGCAGTGGAATCCCATCATGGCGATGTTGAACCGACGAACCTGATCTCCTGCATCGTCCAGGCGGCTGACACGATTTCCGCCGCACGGCCGGGCGCAAGAAGAGAGACGTTGGAGACATACACGAACCGCCTGAAGCAGCTTGAGGATATCACGAATACCTATAAGGGAGTCGAGAAGTCCTTTGCAATCCAGGCCGGACGCGAAGTCCGCATCATGGTCGTTCCGGAACAGGTGACGGATGATGACATGGTTCTTATGGCAAGAGAGATTTCTAAGAAGATCGAAGCCGAACTGGAATACCCGGGCCAGATCAAGGTCAACGTGATCCGGGAATCCAGAGTTACCGATTACGCGAAATAA
- a CDS encoding MetQ/NlpA family ABC transporter substrate-binding protein, with protein MKKICAAVLAVSLAAGALAGCSSGNASGGDSADKKIVVGASPSPHAEILEQAKSILEEGGYTLEIVEYNDYVQPNVALDAGDLDANYFQHGPYLEQFNAEHETSLVSAGLIHYEPFGIYAGKTASLEELPDGAQVAVPNDASNEARALLLLEAQGLITLADGAELDATKQDVVDNPKNLDIIEMEAAQLPRTVQDVDIAVINGNYAIAAGLKVADALAIEDSESIGAKTYGNVVAVQEGHESDEKIKALVEALQSDEVKQFMEEKYEGAVVPLF; from the coding sequence ATGAAGAAGATATGTGCAGCAGTTTTAGCAGTGAGCCTGGCAGCCGGTGCGCTGGCAGGATGCAGTTCAGGAAATGCGTCCGGCGGTGATTCCGCAGATAAAAAGATTGTGGTGGGCGCCAGCCCGTCCCCCCATGCAGAGATTTTAGAGCAGGCAAAGAGCATTCTGGAGGAAGGCGGCTACACGCTGGAAATCGTGGAATACAATGATTATGTACAGCCCAACGTGGCCCTGGACGCCGGAGATCTGGATGCCAACTATTTCCAGCACGGCCCGTATCTGGAGCAGTTCAACGCAGAGCATGAGACAAGCCTGGTGTCCGCCGGCCTGATCCATTATGAGCCCTTCGGCATCTATGCCGGTAAGACGGCTTCCCTGGAAGAGCTTCCCGACGGCGCCCAGGTGGCAGTTCCCAACGATGCCTCCAACGAGGCGCGGGCGCTTCTGCTTTTAGAGGCACAAGGGCTCATTACGCTGGCAGATGGCGCAGAGCTTGACGCAACGAAGCAGGATGTGGTTGACAATCCGAAAAATCTCGATATTATTGAAATGGAGGCAGCACAGCTTCCGCGCACCGTTCAGGATGTGGACATTGCCGTCATCAACGGAAACTATGCGATTGCGGCAGGGCTCAAGGTAGCGGATGCGCTGGCAATCGAGGACTCCGAGTCCATCGGCGCCAAGACGTATGGAAACGTCGTTGCCGTACAGGAGGGCCATGAGAGTGATGAAAAGATCAAGGCACTTGTCGAGGCGCTCCAGAGCGACGAAGTAAAGCAGTTCATGGAAGAGAAATACGAAGGGGCAGTTGTCCCGCTGTTCTAG
- the proC gene encoding pyrroline-5-carboxylate reductase — MAKIGFIGMGNMGLAIMKGLLKTYAPQDILFSSAHEEKMEKITAETGVPHAASNAECARQAKYLVLAVKPQVLPKVFAEIKDIVTKEQVVISIAAGYTTADLKEGLSEHVRIVRSMPNTPAMVGEGMTGVCYDEAEFDEEEKADIAGFFQSFGKMERVDEKLMDVVGSASGCSPAYVYMFIEALADGCVKYGMPRQTAYKMAAQAVLGSAKMVLETGKHPGELKDMVCSPGGTTIEGVAALEECGFRSAVIKACDANYAKNKLLK, encoded by the coding sequence ATGGCAAAAATCGGTTTCATCGGAATGGGAAACATGGGACTTGCGATCATGAAGGGGCTTTTAAAGACTTATGCGCCCCAGGACATCCTTTTTTCTTCGGCTCATGAGGAAAAGATGGAAAAAATCACGGCGGAGACGGGGGTGCCCCACGCAGCGTCCAACGCAGAATGCGCCAGGCAGGCGAAGTACCTGGTGTTAGCCGTAAAGCCCCAGGTGCTCCCGAAGGTGTTTGCGGAGATTAAGGACATCGTGACGAAGGAACAGGTTGTCATTTCCATTGCAGCCGGCTATACGACGGCGGATTTAAAAGAAGGGCTCTCGGAACATGTCCGGATTGTCCGCTCCATGCCGAATACACCGGCCATGGTCGGCGAGGGCATGACCGGCGTCTGCTATGACGAGGCAGAGTTTGACGAGGAGGAGAAGGCGGACATTGCCGGATTCTTCCAGTCCTTCGGGAAAATGGAGCGGGTGGACGAGAAGCTCATGGACGTGGTGGGAAGCGCCAGCGGTTGTTCCCCGGCCTATGTGTACATGTTCATCGAGGCGCTGGCCGACGGCTGCGTGAAATACGGGATGCCGCGGCAGACAGCCTATAAGATGGCGGCCCAGGCGGTGCTTGGAAGCGCGAAAATGGTTCTTGAAACAGGAAAGCATCCCGGCGAGTTAAAGGACATGGTCTGCTCGCCCGGCGGCACCACCATCGAGGGCGTTGCGGCTCTGGAGGAGTGCGGCTTCCGGAGCGCCGTTATCAAGGCATGCGATGCCAACTATGCGAAAAACAAGCTGTTGAAATAA
- a CDS encoding regulatory protein RecX: MPKTEELVPGSPEERRKARDKGLYYLQFSDKTESEMRKKLAEQGFSPASVEDAVNFLLEYRYLNDENYALRYMEKNGKKKSRRQIAFELKNKGIPAELVESVREEIPVDEEAQILALLEKKKYSGEAASREERQKISGFLARKGFSYEAISAALIHYARKETE, translated from the coding sequence ATGCCGAAGACAGAGGAACTCGTACCCGGCTCCCCGGAGGAAAGGCGAAAGGCCAGGGATAAAGGGCTTTACTACTTACAGTTTTCCGATAAAACCGAGAGTGAAATGAGAAAGAAGCTGGCGGAACAGGGGTTTTCGCCAGCCTCTGTTGAAGATGCCGTAAATTTTCTTTTGGAATACAGGTACTTAAACGATGAAAACTATGCGCTCCGGTACATGGAAAAGAACGGAAAGAAAAAGAGCCGGAGGCAGATTGCCTTCGAGCTGAAAAATAAGGGGATTCCCGCGGAGCTTGTGGAGTCCGTGAGGGAAGAAATCCCCGTGGACGAGGAGGCGCAGATCCTGGCGCTTTTGGAAAAAAAGAAGTATTCCGGCGAGGCGGCCAGCCGCGAGGAGCGCCAGAAAATTTCAGGTTTTCTTGCCAGGAAAGGGTTTTCCTACGAAGCGATCTCTGCTGCTTTAATTCATTATGCACGTAAAGAAACAGAATAG
- the recA gene encoding recombinase RecA codes for MNKDDKLKALDAALTQIEKAYGKGSVMKLGDSSAQMNIETVPTGSLSLDIALGLGGVPKGRVIEVYGPESSGKTTVALHMVAEVQKRGGIAGFIDAEHALDPVYAKNIGVDIDNLYISQPDNGEQALEITETMVRSGAVDIVIVDSVAALVPKAEIDGDMGDSHVGLQARLMSQALRKLTAVISKTNCIVIFINQLREKVGVMFGNPEVTTGGRALKFYSSVRMDVRRIETLKQSGEIIGNRVRIKVVKNKIAPPFKEAEFDIMFGKGISKEGDILDLAAKENIVEKSGSWYAYNGSKIGQGRENAKIYLAENPVLCEEIENKVRERYGLAAEHLASDGESAPAPALMEQGSLPLEQE; via the coding sequence ATGAATAAAGATGATAAATTGAAGGCATTGGACGCGGCCCTGACCCAGATTGAGAAAGCTTACGGAAAGGGCTCCGTGATGAAGCTGGGCGACTCCAGCGCCCAGATGAATATTGAGACGGTTCCAACAGGCTCCTTAAGCCTGGATATTGCCCTGGGCCTCGGCGGTGTCCCCAAAGGGCGTGTAATCGAAGTTTACGGCCCGGAGTCCAGCGGTAAGACGACCGTGGCGTTACATATGGTGGCTGAGGTGCAGAAGCGCGGCGGAATCGCCGGTTTCATTGACGCCGAGCATGCGTTAGATCCCGTCTACGCAAAAAATATCGGCGTCGATATCGACAATCTCTATATTTCCCAGCCGGATAACGGCGAGCAGGCTCTGGAGATTACGGAGACGATGGTGCGTTCCGGCGCCGTGGATATCGTGATCGTGGACTCCGTTGCGGCCCTCGTCCCGAAGGCGGAAATCGACGGCGATATGGGCGATTCCCATGTGGGACTCCAGGCCCGTTTAATGTCCCAGGCTTTAAGAAAGCTGACGGCCGTTATCAGCAAGACAAACTGTATCGTAATCTTCATCAACCAGCTCCGTGAGAAAGTAGGCGTGATGTTCGGAAACCCGGAGGTGACGACGGGCGGCCGCGCCTTAAAATTCTACTCGTCCGTCCGTATGGATGTAAGGCGGATCGAGACCTTAAAGCAGAGCGGAGAGATTATCGGAAACCGCGTCCGCATCAAAGTCGTGAAAAACAAGATTGCGCCGCCGTTTAAAGAGGCGGAGTTCGATATCATGTTTGGGAAAGGAATCTCTAAGGAGGGAGATATCCTGGATCTGGCGGCTAAAGAAAATATCGTGGAGAAGAGCGGTTCCTGGTACGCCTACAACGGCTCCAAGATCGGCCAGGGACGCGAGAATGCAAAGATCTATCTGGCCGAGAACCCTGTTCTCTGCGAGGAGATCGAAAATAAGGTCAGAGAGCGCTACGGCCTGGCCGCAGAGCATTTGGCTTCCGACGGGGAAAGCGCTCCGGCGCCTGCGTTGATGGAGCAGGGGAGCCTGCCCCTTGAGCAGGAATAA
- a CDS encoding ATP-binding cassette domain-containing protein, with protein sequence MSENHPIIRLESMGKEFKGSQGTVRALENISLEITAGEVFGIIGLSGAGKSTLVRCINFLETPTEGEVYFEGWPLSAMAEKELRGVRQSMGMIFQQFNLLAQRNVLQNICFPMEIAGKPKKEAETRARELLQMVGLSDREKAYPSQLSGGQKQRVAIARALATNPKVLLCDEATSALDPNTTKSILSLLREINQTMGITIIVITHEMAVIEAICDRVAIIDKSRIAEIGPVSRVFSAPKSKIGRQLILGDAAKQVEFGTGRLFRITFDGLSSNEPVISNLVMACKVPVNIMYAATRDIQGTAAGQMIIELPESEQDITRVLHYLNTAKIPYEEVGKDDL encoded by the coding sequence ATGTCAGAGAATCATCCGATTATCCGGCTGGAGAGCATGGGTAAGGAATTTAAGGGGAGTCAGGGAACAGTCAGGGCTCTCGAAAATATCAGCCTGGAAATCACGGCAGGGGAGGTCTTCGGAATCATCGGCCTGTCAGGCGCCGGAAAGAGCACGCTGGTGCGGTGCATCAATTTTCTGGAAACGCCGACGGAAGGCGAGGTTTATTTTGAAGGCTGGCCGCTTTCCGCCATGGCGGAAAAGGAACTACGCGGTGTGCGGCAGTCCATGGGGATGATTTTCCAGCAGTTCAACCTCCTGGCGCAGCGGAATGTGCTTCAGAATATCTGCTTTCCCATGGAAATCGCAGGGAAGCCAAAAAAAGAGGCGGAGACGCGTGCGCGGGAACTGCTTCAGATGGTGGGGCTTTCCGATAGAGAGAAGGCATACCCGTCGCAGCTTTCCGGCGGGCAGAAGCAGCGTGTGGCAATCGCAAGGGCGCTTGCTACGAACCCGAAGGTGCTGCTCTGTGACGAGGCCACAAGCGCCCTCGACCCCAATACGACGAAATCCATCTTAAGCCTTTTGAGGGAAATCAATCAGACCATGGGGATCACCATCATCGTGATTACTCATGAGATGGCTGTCATCGAAGCCATCTGCGACCGGGTTGCCATCATCGACAAAAGCCGGATCGCGGAGATCGGCCCGGTTTCCCGCGTATTTTCGGCGCCGAAGTCGAAAATCGGCCGCCAGCTTATTTTAGGAGATGCTGCAAAGCAGGTGGAATTTGGGACAGGCCGCCTGTTCCGGATTACCTTCGACGGGCTTTCGTCCAACGAACCGGTGATTTCCAATCTGGTGATGGCATGCAAGGTGCCGGTCAACATCATGTACGCGGCCACCAGGGATATCCAGGGGACGGCTGCCGGCCAGATGATTATCGAGCTGCCGGAGAGCGAGCAGGACATCACGCGGGTTCTCCACTATCTGAATACTGCAAAAATTCCTTATGAGGAGGTTGGAAAAGATGACCTTTGA
- a CDS encoding NUDIX hydrolase, with protein MEATIRLDRELAYTGTILKIYRDTVVANGIRETYDYIHHDGAAAVLPVTKDGKILMVRQYRNALDRFTLEIPAGKVDAPDEPRIECGYRELEEETGFRTEHLEYLMTINTTVAFCDEAIDIFIARDLIPSKQNLDEDECIEVEEWEVTDLLELIYSGKMTDGKTVAAILAYAQREGIR; from the coding sequence ATGGAAGCGACAATTCGGTTAGACAGAGAGCTGGCCTATACAGGCACAATTTTAAAGATTTACCGGGACACGGTGGTGGCAAACGGGATTCGGGAAACGTATGACTACATTCACCATGACGGGGCGGCAGCCGTGCTGCCGGTGACAAAGGACGGGAAGATCCTGATGGTGCGCCAGTACAGGAATGCCCTTGACAGGTTCACGCTGGAAATTCCGGCCGGGAAGGTGGATGCGCCGGACGAGCCGCGGATTGAATGCGGCTACCGGGAGCTTGAGGAAGAAACGGGCTTTCGCACGGAGCACCTGGAGTATCTGATGACGATCAATACGACGGTGGCGTTCTGTGACGAGGCCATCGACATCTTTATCGCAAGGGATCTGATTCCTTCCAAACAGAACCTCGACGAGGACGAATGCATCGAGGTGGAGGAATGGGAAGTAACGGATCTTCTGGAGCTGATTTACAGCGGAAAGATGACCGACGGAAAGACCGTGGCGGCGATTCTTGCTTATGCCCAGAGAGAAGGGATCCGGTAG